Part of the Bacillota bacterium genome, CTTTGCGGAGCCGGAACGGACCATCATCGAAGGGGCCTTTCTCCGTTGTCAGATGACAGGGACTCCCTATGATCTGGAATTGCCCATGACGACCGTGGACGGTGACCCCCGCTGGGTGCGGGTGGTTGCTTATGCTGTCTTTGATCATGAGGGCAAAGTGGCCAAAGTATTGGGCAATATGGTTGATATTACCGAGCGTAAGCAGGCAGAGGTAGAACTGCAGAACAGTGAGCAGCGGTTCCGCAAACTGGTGGAACTGGCTCCCGATGCGATCTTCGTGGAGATCGACGGTAAGTTCACTTACCTCAACGATGCCGCGTTGAGTCTTTTTGGAGTTACCAGGCCAGAGGAACTCATTGGAAAACCGGTGCTGGACAGAATCGCCCCGGAATACAAGGAGACTGTAGCCCAACGGCTACACAAGTTGAATGTGGAACGGGAACGGGTCCCCCGTAACGAGGAAGTCTTTCTGCAGGTGGATGGTACCCGGGTGGATGTGGAAGTGGCTGCGGTACCCATCCAGTTCCAGGCGGAATGGGGTGCCTTGGTATATGCGCGGGATATCACCCAAAGGAAGCAGGCCGAGGAGCAATTGCGGTACTTGACCTTCCATGATCCCGTCACCGGTTTGTATAATCGGACCTTCCTGGAACAGAAACTGAAGGAGCTGGACACCGAGGCCAGTCTTCCTTTGGGAGTGCTGATGGCCGATGTGAACGGGTTGAAGGTGATTAACGACTCCCTAGGCCATCAACAGGGGGACGTTCTACTCAAACGGGTGGGTCAGATCCTTCAGGAGGCCTGTCATCCCACCGATACTATTGGACGTTGGGGCGGTGACGAGTTTGTTGCGTTATTGCCCCATACCACCGAGGCGAGACTTCGGGAGATCTGCACTAGAATCGAACAGGCCTGTGAGGAAGAAGGCTTCGTCCCCTTCTACATCAGTTTGGCCGTGGGCTATGCGGTAAAGGAACGGGAAGAAGAAAGCATAGACGAGGTCATCAAGGCCGCGGAAGACGCTATGTATCAACGGAAAATGAATAAAGCCCTCAGCAATAAGAGTGCCCTGGTGACCTCTCTGCAACGGGCCTTGGGTGAGAAGAGCCACGAGACGGAGCACCACGCCCGGAGGCTGCAGCAGATGGCGGTAGCCTTGGGGGAACGGTGGGGGCTTTCCGGTGCGCAGTTGGACGAAGTGTCCTTGCTGGCGTTACTTCATGACATCGGCAAAGTGGCTATCTCCGAGGAGATCCTCATGAAGGAAGGCAAGCTGACGATGGAAGAAAGGGAAATCATCCGAAGACACCCGGAGATTGGCTATCGGATCGCCACTGCTTCCCCTGACTTGGCTGTGGTGGCCGAAGGAATCCTTTCCCATCACGAGCGCTGGGATGGGAGAGGGTATCCCCGGGGACTGAAGGGAGAGGATATCCCCCTTTCCGCCCGGATCGTGGCCATTGTGGATGCCTTTGAAGCGATGACCAGTGGCCGGCCCTATTGTGAGAAAATGATCACCGAAGAGGCTTTGCAGGAAATCATGGCCTGTGCCGGCAGTCAGTTCGATCCGAAGTTAGCAAAGGTGTTTGTGGAAATGATCAGGGATTGGGAACAATCTTCAGCGGAGTCAGCGGCCAGCGATGACCATGAGGGACAAGGGATGTGAACTATGGCTGGCAGGAATACTGGAGCAGCTCGAGAACAATATTAGAGTTAATATGATCTACCGAGGAGGAGACCTAGATGGCGAAAGTCGGCATTATCCATTACAATGCGCCGGGGAAAACCCTAGAGGAGTTCGCGGACTTTGCACAACAGGCAGGTTACAAGTATGTGGAGTTGTCCATCGGGGATGTGTGGGCAGAAGGCAAGGAGTCCGATCTGGAAGCGGAGCGGCGTGCCCATGAGGTGAGAGCCCTGTTGGAGAAGCGTGGTCTGCAGGTATCTGCTTTGGCCGCCTACAACGATTTCGTTGTACTCGATGAGGACGCGGTAAGGTACCAAGTGGAGCGAATGAAGAAGGTGTGTCGCCTGGCTCGCCTTTTGGGTACTGACGTGATCCGCACCGAAGGAGGGCAGCCGAAGGAAAGGGTCCCGGAAGAGCAGTGGGCTGAGGCTATTGCCGGCTGTCTTTCTAAACTTAAGAGCTTCGTGGAGACCGAAGGTTTCTACCTAGCGGTGGACAACCATGGGTTAGTGACCAATAGTGTGGATATACAACTGCAAGTCTTTGAGGCGGTGAAGTCCCCCAATATCGGAGCTAACCTGGATACCATGAACTACCGCTGGTTCGGGTATGACTTGTCAGAACTCCATAGCGTATACCAACGGATCGCTCCCTACGTCCTCCATACCCACCTGAAGGACGGCTTTGGTACCCGAGGAGAGTATCGGGGCACCGCTTTGGGCGAGGGCGAGATCGATTTGGTCTTCGCGATGAAGTGCCTGAAGGATGTGGGCTATGACGGTGTATGGTGCGTGGAATATGAAGGTTCCGATCCCAAAGGAGGATACGAGTTTAGCCTCCGTTGGCTATTGAACCAGCTAAACTCTTAAGGACGGAGGACCTCTCCGAAAGTCTCCCTGGTGATGTTCCTGTTGCTGGGTACGGTGTCCGTTTGCGAGATTTGGTCCGGACACCGTCTGGTTTACGATCGACATTGGCTTTTTGCTCTGGGCCAATTGGCGTCATCAATATTCAGGGGGAATCTAGCCCCAAGCAATGGCACCTTTCGTCTGGACAAACCGGGTGAGATTTGCCGGGCCGATGGCGGAAAAGGCCAGCGAAGGTGGTACCAGTATCCCCGTATAGGATGGTGGGAACAAAGGTAACATTCATCTTTCCTAGCGATGTGGAGCTTGTGTTAACCCAGAATGAGGGTTTAACGAAGGGAAAAAAGGCCCCGGATTCGGGGCCTTTAGACTTACCAGTTTTCGCAGAGCAACTCGAAATGTGCTTGGGGATGAGCACAGGCAGGGCAAATCTCTGGAGCAGTGTTGCCTTCGTGGAGATATCCACAATTGCGACAGCGCCAGACCACCCGGTTTTCCCGGGCGAACACCTTGCCGGTTTCCACATTGTTCAGCAAGGCACGGAAACGTTTCTCGTGGAACTTCTCGGATACGGCAATAGCTTCAAAGACCGCGGCTACTTCCTCAAAGCCCTCTTCCCGAGCTTCCTTGGCAAAGGTGGGATACATGTCCTCCCACTCGTACTGTTCACCCTGGGCCGCGGACAAGAGGTTGTCCGCCGTGGACCCGATGACGCCTGCGGGGAAGCTGGCGGTGATTTCTACTTCGCCACCTTCCAACAGCTTGAACAACCGCTTGGCGTGTTCTTTCTCCTGATCAGCAGTCTCCTCGAAAATCGCGGCAATCTGTACATATCCATCCTTCTTCGCCTGGCTGGCAAAGTAGGTATAGCGGTTTCGTGCCTGGGACTCACCAGCGAAAGCAGTCAAGATGTTCCTTTCAGTTTTTGTGCCTTTCAACGACATGATCTGATCTCCCTTCGTTGTGATGATGTTCATGGCAACTTCTACAAATACCTTGAAACTCAAGGTTGTGTTCAAACACTACATGACCTGTAGTGTTTTGCACGCACTCATCAAGCCCGGCAAACACTTCTATGGGCAAATCCACGATTCGGTCGCACTTGACGCACCGTAGATGGTAGTGGTTTTCCGGATTGCCGTCAAACCGCATTTGGGAACTGGCCGACGTCAAGGTCCGAATGAGCCCACAGCTCGACAATAAGTTCAGATTGCGATAGACAGTGGCCAGACTGATCTTCGGCAGTCTTTTGCGCACCATCTCATAGACCTCATCGGCACTAGGGTGAGTCTGTACTTTCCGCAACTCTTCGAGGATGATTCGCCGTTGTTTGGTTAATCGTGGCTGGGAATCATCCCGCAATTCCTCCGAACCTCCTCTACCACCTAGGGACCATCTGCTCTCCAAAGACCATGCAGGTTGCAGTATTCCCGGGCAGTGACCACTTCGGCATCGACACAGAATTCCGCCACCGGCGGCTCACCGGGTTTAAGGAACTTCCGGTAGGACTTCCCGTCTTCGGTGATGATTTGAATCCATTCGATGTAATGCTCAGGGATCATAGGATGCTCAACGCTTCCGACAGTGACCCGAACTCCACCATCGATCTTAGTGATTACCGGTACGTGCTTCTCCTGTGAGGCGTCTACCGTGTTCTCCACCTGTAAAGTCATCGGTTGACCGCAGCAGACCAACTGTCCCTGGCTTGCAAATACTACCTCAATAATGTTTCCACAGATCTCACACTTGTATACCTCGTGAATCTTGGCCATCACCGCACCTCCATCACCAGTAATAGTAATCATTATCAATATAACCTATGGTCTGTCCTTTGTCAATGGTTAACTTCATTTTTCCCTGCGACGATGACCTTGACTAGCTAAAAAGAGGACCGATGTGTTTGCGAAATCTTCCTTATGCACGGGCTCTATCAGGCATAGAACAGTTGCCGGCTGGTAGATACTACAGAGGCAGAGCAATTTGTGAAGGGTGTGGGAACCTGATGGTTGTTGAGGACCGTGTGCTCAGAGGCTTTATCTCGGGGTTGGGGGCGGGTGTGGCGATGACGATCCCCGACCTAATACTCACGTATCTTGGTTTTACCGAAGTTCTCTATCGGGACTGGGCTGCCATTTTGATTAACGGGTATGAAGCAGGCAGTCTTTTGTCGCGGATCATCGGCCATGCGGGGCACCTACTCTTTGCGGGGGTCATGGGGATCCTTTTTGCCTATTTCGTTCTTCTTACTAGTTCCCGGGCCCTGTATTTCAAAGGGGTACTCTTCAGCCTGGTGATTTGGTTTTCCTCCTACGTTGTGGTAAGTCTGTTTCAGTTTTCTCCGTTACTGATCATTTCGCCCGTTACCACCGTCGCCGATGGGGTGACATCCATGGTCTACGGTCTAGTTCTTCCCTGGCTCCTGGCAAGACTGGATAAATGACCGTCTGGGAGGTTATTTCCCCAAGGACGCTTCCTCAACCACTTCGTAGATTGGTCCCTCTCGGGTCAGGGTGCTTTTCACCAACAATAGCTTGGTGACGGGGATGCTAGGCCAAGTGATCTTGTAATTCCTCCATTGATCCAGTAATTCTGGCGAGCCTCCCTTGGGCAATCTGCCCATAGTGACGTGGGGCTTTGGTTGGTGGTTTCCTAAAGCTTTTGACAGCTGTATCACGATCCTTTCGCTGGCGGGTTTCAACCCCACCCACAGTACTCGCGGCTGGTGCCAATTGGGAAAAACCCCGGTTCGACTCCACTCCAGATGGAAGGCTGAGACTGTCGCTGCGGTTTCTTGAAGCAGAGCAGAGGCTGAAGAAACCTGGGCCGGAGTGATCTCCCCCAGGAAGTTCAAGGTAAGATGCACATGGGGTTGACGTACCCAACGTACTTCCTGACTCCAGTGAAAGTCTTGATGAAGCTCACTGATATCCAGCAAGTCCCAAAGGCCAACGGCATAGAAGGCGCGCATCTCTAACCAGCTCCTGTCAGTTTTCTACCTCAAATCCTACCTTTTGGATGCCCTTTTGTCCAGTATCCTTTGTGTTACGAAGTAATTTACCACTTTGTGCATCTTGAGCAGGAAAATTGCCGCAAGAAGGAAAGATACTTAAGTAAGAGTACTTAGCAGTGGGAGGGTTAGCCATGAGCCTCAGTTGCATCGAAGCCATCAAACAACGGCGAAGCATCCGTCAGTATTCTACCAAGGAAGTTCCCCGGGAAGTGTTGATGGAGATCATTCAATCTGCCCTGCGTGCCCCCAGTGCCGGTAACCTACAACCCTGGCACATCTACGTGGTCACCGACCAGCAAAAAAAGATCGCGCTGGCCCAAGCTGCTTTAGGGCAGCGGTTCGTCCAGGAAGCTCCGGTGGTACTGGTGGTCTGCGCCGAACCGGAGCGTTCTGCCGCCCGGTATGGAGCCCGGGGTAGAGAGTTGTACTGTCTGCAGGATACGGCCAATCTGACCTATGCGATCATGTTAGCGGCCACCTCCTACGGACTGGGTACCTGTTGGGTGGGGGCCTTTCAGGAACAAGGGGTCCAGGAGACCTTGGGGCTGGACTCTGGACGGAGGCCCGTGGCCATTATCCCTATTGGTTATCCTGAAAAAATAGGGGCGGAAAGACCACGGCGTGGTGTGGAAGAAATCGTGAGTTTCGTCGACGGACAGGAGTAGAATGACTGACTAGAGAATTACTAATGGAGTATCGGTGTTTTCCTGTTGAAGAACTAGCTGGCAGGAATCACCCTGTTTGACCATCGCTTTGGTTCCCAGGAAGTATATCATGTACGACCAAGAGGACGGTTTCAACTGGTCCTGGGCGGATTCCAATCGGGACCCGAGACAGGGTGACTTCCCGAAGCCCCTTTGGGGGCTGTTGTAAGGAAGTCTTTACAGGTATTCGTCGAACAACGCTGCATAGGGGTGAGGACGATGAATTCAATGCCGGTTCCTCCCAGAACTACCGTTGCAGGCCTTCGCAGCCTGTTTTCCTGTTTTCCCAAGTTATTGCCAGTTGTTCTCTTCCTCTGCTTGGTCCAACCGGCCTTTGCCCAGTGGTCCACCGTGGAAACGGAACACTTTAAGATTCACTTTGGCGAAGGTTACGAGGAATATGCACTTAGGACCGCCATGATCGCCGAGGAGGTGCACGCCACCCTCACTGCGGAGTTTGGGTATAGTCCTCGGGAGAAGACCCATATTGTGCTGTTTGACAATACGGATCTGGCCAATGGCTACGCCAATTCTTTCTTGTTTAATGTGATTGGCATCAATTTGATTTACCCCGCTGCCGGCGGGGACCTAGATGTAGGCACCGAAGAATGGTTACGCTATGTGCTGTTCCACGAATACACCCATATTTTGCAGACGGATATGGCGACAGACCGGATCTTGGTCGTGAGAGATATCCTTGGAAAACTGCCCCTTGTTACCCATCCTAACAGTGCCTTGCCCTTGTGGATGTTGGAGGGTACTGCCATTTTCCAGGAATCGAAATATACCTCCGGGGGCAGGGCCGAGGGTTCGATCTATGACATGTATATGCGGGCGGCCATTCTTGCGGGTGCGATCCCCTCCCTGGAGGAGGCCGCTGGGGCCTATACTCTAGAAGAATGGCCCCGGGGGACGATCCCCTATCTTTTTGGCAGCAGGTTTATCAGTTACTTAGTCGCCCGGTTTGGTGAGGGGTTCATCGCAGATATGAGCTGGGAAGCAGTGAACAAGGCCTTTGTGGATCCGCGACCCATCTTCCCAGAACTGACCGGCCACACCTTAGATGAGCTTTGGGAGGAGTGGCTTTTGGAATTGGAGGAGTATTACCGGGAAGAGGCTAGAGGGATTACTGCCCAGGGCCTTACCCCAGCCCAGCAGCTTACTTTCCATGGGTACATGGTGGGGCATCCAAAGTTTGACCCGGCAGGAAGACAGCTTGCCTACGTGGCCTATGGAAGACTGCTTCCTGCTTTGCGATTATTTTCCCTGGAAGAAGGTAAAGACCAGCAGCTGGTCCCGGGATATATCGGCCTTACGGGTGATTATAGCTGGAGTCCCGATGGCACTCAACTGGTCTATCCGAAGCTGGATTACTATGACTTCACAGAGGAGTTCAATGATCTGTACATCTTCGATCTGGTAACGGGCCGCGAAGAACGTTTGACCTTTGGAGAACGGGCTGATAGTCCCAGCTGGCGTCCGGGCAGCGATGAAATTACATACATCAGGCGCTTTGGGTACAAGACTGAAATCTGGAGCTATTCCCTGACTACCGGCACCAGTACGCCCATGCTGGCGGTGGACGAGAGTGTGCAAGTGGCCAAACTTAGCTGGTCGCCCCAAGGGGATCGCCTGGTGATCTCTCTGTGGAGCTATGGGTCCGGGTATGATCTTTATGAGTATGATGTGGCAGAGAAACTGCTTCGTCCCCTGGTTACGGGCCCCAGTGCGGACTTGGACCCCGTATGGACCCCCGATGGTCGGTGGCTGGTTTATACCTCCGATCGCACTGGAGTTTTTAATCTCTATGCTCTGGACCCGAAAACCGGCGAGACATGGCAAGTGACTAATCTGCTATACGGAGCCTTTGCGCCCACTGTCTCCCCCGACGGTACCAACATTGCCTATGTAGGGTATTCTGCCGCCGGATATGATCTTTACATGTCGCCCTTGATGCCCCAACAGTGGGTCTCGGTGGTGATGGAAGAACCGACAGCAGGAGTTTTGCTGGAGGCGGACACCTTGGTCAGCAGACATCCTTTGCCGAGCAAGGATCTCGACTTGCCGATTCAGCCCTATAACCCCTGGGACAGTCTGGCACCCAAGTTTATTTCGCCCACCCTAAGTTTCACCAGTGAGGGGATAGCCCTTGGCTTTGTGACAATGGGCATGGACGCTTTGGGAGATCGCACCTACTACCTTGACTTTCTCCTTGGTGGACCAGCGACCCTGGGGTTGAATTTGGAGTACCAGCAAAGGCTAAGCAGACTCCCCCGGGCGCCCATCGTGACTTTGCAACTGAGCAAGTTGGGAGTGTTAGCAGAGAAGAGGATGGGCGGCTTTTATGTGCAATTGGGGATCCCTCTTTGCTTGCAGTTGTTGCGGGGGACTGATCTCACATTGGGGTACCAGGCTCAGTATCTTGATTTTGCGGAATGGGATATTAAGTTCAAGCGGGCCCATGCTACCCTGAACTCCACCTGGATTGGTGGTAAGGACGAAAATATCATCACCAACAACCTAGTGGTGGAAGGGGCCTGGAAAGAGCATCCGGAGCGATCCGGCCTTACCCTGTTTGGACACTACCAGCGGAAGATTAGGTTGGATCAGGATCGGACTTTGGCGTTTGCTTCCGAGGCCGCCTACAGTCCCACCGCGGAGATGTTTGCTGTGGGTGGAGGTTATATCGGCGATGTTGCCTTCGACTTGAGGGGTTATCCCACAGACCTGTTCCGAGGGAACAAGGCTGTTCTTATTACCGGGGAGTATCGACGCAAATTGATGGATATTCGCCGGGGTGTTTTCGATCAGCTGACTGGGGTGGTCTTTGTCGAAGGGGGCAACGCTTGGGATGTGGACTTCGGCGGGCTACATACGGCCATTGGTGGCGAGCTGGTCCTTCAGACGGTCTATCAATATCTTTACAAGTCTACCATGGCAGTGGGGGTCGCGGTGGGGATGGACGCCAGCGCTCCCTTCGAGTTTTACATTAGAGCCGGCTTTTCCTTTTGAGAAAGGAGAGGGGTTCTCTGATCCTTTCTGGAGGCTCAGGGGCCCTTCTGTTTTCACTCCATTTTTGACGTTGATTTCTCCTGACGGCTATGGTAACATATAAACAGCTCATGCGCCCCCGTAGCCAAGCGGATAAGGCAGAGGTTTCCTAAACCTCGATGCGCAGGTTCGATTCCTGCCGGGGGCGCCACTTTTTTGTTCCCTCAATGCTTTCCATCCAGTATTCAAAGGCAAATCCCTTTACCGTTTACGATAACTCCCCCTTTGTTCGATCTTTGACAGGCAATCTTTGCCATGGAAACCTGTTCTTGAACTCTGACCACAAGAATGTACCAGGAATCGCAAAATGCTCTCATGCCCTTGTTTTCCGCCTGTGATACCATAAGGACGAAAAGATTAACGCAAGAAATTATGAGAGATTATTGTAGTCTTCTACATGGAGTATATATCTGACCAACTGTCTGAAAGGGGGGCTAGACCATCCCCGGTAGAAATCCTACCGGGTGGTCGTATGCGAGTATGAAACGGAATATGATGGACTGGTTGGAACAAATGCGGACTTCTCCACGGAAGAAGGCGATGCCCATTCTTTCGTTTCCAGCCGTTCAGAAACTAGGTATCACTGTCGCAGAGCTCATTTCCAACAAGGACCGCCAAGCTGAAGGGATGAAATACGTGGCGGATCATACCGACTCTGCTGCCTCTGTGAGCATGATGGACCTGTCGGTAGAGGCGGAATGTTTTGGCGCCGAGATCCGTGTTTCCGACGATGAAGTGCCGACGGTGGTGGGGAAAACCATTACTTCCCATGAAGACTTGGACAGTCTTCAGATTCCCAAGGTGGGCGATGGACGCACCGGCCTCTACATTGAGGCCTGCAAAAAGGCTCTGGAACTGATCACCGACCGACCGGTGTTCGCTGGCATTATTGGTCCCTATACTTTAGCCGGGCGGTTGATGGATGTGACAGAGATCATGGTGCGCAGCTGGGAGGATCCTCAGCTGGTTCATCGTCTATTGGATATTGTCACCAACTTCCAGATCGAATATTGCCAGGCTTACAAAGAAGCGGGAGCAAACGGTGTGGTAATGGCAGAACCTTTGGCAGGCCTCCTTTCCCCGGATATGTCGGCGGAGTTTCATACCCCCTATGTGAAGCGGATCGTTGATGCAGTGCAGGATGAGAATTTCATCGTCATCTACCACAATTGTGGCAATGCGGTACTGAGGATCGTGGATACCATCCTGGCCACAGGCGCAGCGGCTTATCACTTTGGTAATGCCATTGATATGGAAGAAATGATGCAGCGCATTCCGCCGGAGACCATTGCCATGGGGAACATTGATCCGGCGGGACAGTTCCGCAATGGTACTCCCGAGTCGATACGGGAAGCTACCCTGTCCCTGTTGGAGCGATGCCATCGGTATCCAAACTTTGTGATCTCTTCTGGCTGCGATATCCCGCCTATGTCGAAGTGGGAGAATATCGATGCCTTCTTTGCGGCGGTAGCGGAGTTCTACGATAGGATGTAAATGAGGAGTAACAGATGATAAAGGCGGGGGTGCCCCCGCCTTTTTTTTAAACGGTAAGACCGCTTGTCCCTAGGATGGTAAGGGCGAGCAACGCGTGGCCATAGGCGTTAGGATGTACCCCGTCGGTGGTGAGCTTAAGGCTTGGACGCGTCTGGATGCTCTGCCGGAAGACTTGGTTTGTGGGTACCACCGTCAGACCATACTTGTCCGCCAGTCTGTGAATGACCTCAAGGTATGGTGCCAGCAAGGCATTGCCTTCGCTGGTGAGATCCTCGCCGTGTACCGTGGCCTCCATGGGCCGAATGCGGCAATTAGGTAGTTTTTCCAAGGTGGTCTCCAACATGGTCCGGTAGTTCTCTTCGAATTCGTCGACCAAAACAGCTTCTTCATGGCGGTTTTCCAACTGACGCCACACATCATTGATGCCGATCATGATGTAGAGCCAGTCGGGGGCTTCCGCGATGACATCACTTTCCCACCGGCGTACAAGATCCCGGCTGGTGTTTCCGCTGATTCCCCGGTTTACGATCTCGATGTTCAGCTGGGGAGCTGCGATGGTGACTACGTTGTTAATTAGACTGACATAACCGGAACCTAGTCCCTGGGGACAACTCCGTCTTCCGCAGTCGGTGATGCTGTCCCCAATGAAGAGGACTTTGTCATTTTGACTCCATCGCGTGGCAAGTTCAGACATGGTCAGCTTCCTTTCCAAGATTTGATCTTAGTCTATGCTTCCTTTTTTGGAAGATTAGCAAAATCAGGGCTACCACTGCAGTGGTGATACTGGCGATCTGACCTAAGGATAAGTACTGGGTGACCCGAAACTCGGGGCGAAGAATGTCCAAGAGGGCTCGAACCACCGAGACGTAAATCAGGGTGAGGAGAAACACTTGTCCCGGAAAGCGGCGCCGGTGGAACAACCCGATGATTAGCCCCAGCAGGATCACCGATGTGATGATCTCATACAACTGAAGCGGATGACGGGGTGTATAGGTGCCCGGGAAGACTATGCCCCAGGGGAGATTGGTGGATGAGCCGTAAAGTTCACCGTTGATGAAGTTGCCTAGCCGGACGAAGATGTGCCCAATGGCGATGCATGGAGCGATGGCATCGGCAAGGGACCAGGTGTCAAGTCCCTTGCGGCGGGAAAGGAAGACCCCGACGATGACGGTGAGGATGAAGGCTCCATGGGAGGCCAGTCCGCCTTTATAGATTCGGAAGATGTCCAAAGGATTTTGACTGTAGTATTCCCAATTGGTTACCACATGTCCCAAACGGGCCCCAATGATAATGGCCAAGATCATGGGCACATAAAGATCGGCCACCTTATCTGGATCTTGGCCGAGCTTCTTGGCATAGTATTCCGTAACAAACATTGAAATCAACAGGGCTGCAGTGACCAAGACACCGTACCAACGAATGGAGAGTGGACCCAGATCAATCAGAACGGGGTCTATGTTAACCGGCACATTATCCCCTCCTAGGAAGAGTAAGTGAAATCCTTTTTGTATTATAACGAAAATACAGGGAACATGCCATAGCTGAGAGGACCGATGTAGCAACAACTCGCCAATTGGGGAACTCAGGGATTCGTTAGTTACTGACCGCTTGGTAAGACCTGGCGAAACGGGCTAAGTGGAGGCTATTCTGTTTAAACGTTGCTAGACAGGGGCTAAGAACGGCCCTCTTTTCCAATGGTGTTTTCCGATTCTGAAACCCAGTAAGGTACCTATAAACACCTTTATCCCGGCCCTTTGTTGGTAGGACTTTTTCGATCGAAGATGAAGACATAGATATGGTTGCTGTAACACTTTCAAGCCAAACGACTGATTAGTCTGTGGACATTGTCGATCATTTGTCCAAGCTCGTGCGTCGACCACCAATAGCGGAAAAGCCCGGGGCGCGACGTGGAGCAAGAAGGATGGTAAAATTGATGGAAGGGCTCTATCAAGCGCTTTTCGAAGATTACCCATGTTGGCGCGAGGAGAACAACTATTCGGTCCATACAACAAAACCCCAGTGTAACCAGTTTTGGATTTGGATCTTTCTATCAGGGTTGGAAGGCCAAAGGCCTAGGCCATATTTGGGGACTATACAGACCGGTCGGGTCTTGTGAGGTCAATCGAGCGGCAATGGCGAATGGGCTTTCGGTCTTGCGTTTCGTTGAAATTATGGTATCATAGTATCGCAATGGTCTTCTCCGATGGTAAAGAGCAAGAACTACATGAAATGTTCATGGAAGCGGCTTTGGTACTAGCTAGGGAAGCAGCCCGGCATGGGGAGGTCCCTATTGGCGCGGTGGTGGTCCGAGACAACCAGATTATTGCCGAGGGCTACAATCTGAGAGAGACTAATCGGGATCCTGTTGCCCACGCCGAGGTAGTGGCTTTGCGCAAGGCTGCGGCCCGTTTGGGTGGTTGGCGATTGACCAATTGTGACCTGTATGTTACCATTGAGCCTTGTCCCATGTGCGCTGGGGCCCTAATTCAGGCCCGGATACGACGGGTGATTTATGGTGCCGACGATCCTAAAGCTGGGGCAGCTGG contains:
- the lgt gene encoding prolipoprotein diacylglyceryl transferase; this encodes MPVNIDPVLIDLGPLSIRWYGVLVTAALLISMFVTEYYAKKLGQDPDKVADLYVPMILAIIIGARLGHVVTNWEYYSQNPLDIFRIYKGGLASHGAFILTVIVGVFLSRRKGLDTWSLADAIAPCIAIGHIFVRLGNFINGELYGSSTNLPWGIVFPGTYTPRHPLQLYEIITSVILLGLIIGLFHRRRFPGQVFLLTLIYVSVVRALLDILRPEFRVTQYLSLGQIASITTAVVALILLIFQKRKHRLRSNLGKEADHV
- the tadA gene encoding tRNA adenosine(34) deaminase TadA, producing the protein MVFSDGKEQELHEMFMEAALVLAREAARHGEVPIGAVVVRDNQIIAEGYNLRETNRDPVAHAEVVALRKAAARLGGWRLTNCDLYVTIEPCPMCAGALIQARIRRVIYGADDPKAGAAGSVVNLFQPGLFNHDVEVIPGVLNVQCGQVMKEFFARRRK